Below is a genomic region from Salvelinus sp. IW2-2015 unplaced genomic scaffold, ASM291031v2 Un_scaffold8193, whole genome shotgun sequence.
TGAGATATGAACATAGACTGTATGACTCATGGAGATCTTGACCTCCCCAGTGGAAATAGCCACCCTGACGCGAGAAGACGGAAAGACCAAGATCAAGGTGCTGAAACAGAAAGAGGTGGAGGAGCTGATCAAACGACACGAGGCTGAAGAGGCCAAGGCCGAGAAGGACAAGAAAGACAAAGAACAGAAGGAGAAGGACAAATAAACACGTATTTAGAATTCATACTTTCCTAAAAATCCCGTAATGTGTTACGMGCTTGTTTGtctttttctttattaaaacattGAAACCAAATGTGCTGATAGAATCTCTAGTGTCATTATGGTGTGATAACTATTGTGTATCCAGGCAGACTTCTCAAAARCMAAGGCAAGGGAAAKATTAATGCCACAGGGTATGTCCTGATTGTTTTGAGAATTTCACTGTTGTgagctgggtcatgttcagtagggaaaACGGTAGCAAAACGTTTTAAAGCACTTGTTATTAAGTTCAGCTTGTTTCACTTAGAACAACCAATATACTTACGGTATATGCAATATAATTGGATTCACATCATTACACATGGGCTGTTAACTAGTGCTAAGTGCCAAAAcacaatagacaagaacagaggTATAACAGGAATTTTATTCCATCTTTAGTGTCATTACATGAACATGGAAATCTAAAATGTATATAGAAATTCTAGGACACAATAGTTTAAAAARTAGGAAGAGAGTGTGTGCGTAGTACGTAAGTTGAATCAGCTACAGGGGAATGTAGGTTCTTGCTTTCACATGTGCAGGCTAATCTTCTCAACTGAATGCACAAGCAGAATGGAAAGTGAGTCCAGTACACAGTCTGTGTTAAGTGCTCCCCTGACCTCTGCTAAACCTGTAAGCGTGAGCAACATTACAGTTAAGTGATGTATTGTCACTGACTTAACTAGTTTTGAAGTCTGMATGTCAATAATGGGAGTTTACATGGATCAATCACTCAATTCAAGACAACGGAGACATTTGcactttaaaatacatttgttgcAGCGGTTCAGTCAAAGAAATAGTTCTGA
It encodes:
- the LOC112079492 gene encoding proteasome subunit alpha type-4-like, coding for MLKQDFKEGEMSLSSALALAVKVLNKTMDVSKLSAEKVEIATLTREDGKTKIKVLKQKEVEELIKRHEAEEAKAEKDKKDKEQKEKDK